Proteins encoded within one genomic window of Streptomyces kaniharaensis:
- a CDS encoding GtrA family protein encodes MAKSAASSTPLAQKLRGLTGEAVKFGIVGLGGVVVNFVVFWVCINGLHLATLRSNIAATLIAIATNYLGYRYWLYRDRDAASRKREITLFLVFSGIGMLIETGLLGFSVYVLGLDSHLEQVAAKVVGLGLGTVFRFISYRTWVFKALPETPGTGAAAAATGGELAAQAELMLAAEEIRYAKAE; translated from the coding sequence ATGGCGAAGTCCGCAGCTTCAAGCACCCCGCTGGCGCAGAAACTGCGCGGGCTCACGGGAGAAGCCGTGAAGTTCGGCATCGTCGGCCTGGGCGGCGTGGTGGTCAACTTCGTCGTGTTCTGGGTCTGCATCAACGGCCTGCATCTGGCCACGCTGCGCTCGAACATCGCCGCCACGCTGATCGCCATCGCCACCAACTACCTCGGCTACCGCTACTGGCTCTACCGGGACCGCGACGCCGCCTCCCGCAAGCGGGAGATCACGCTGTTCCTGGTGTTCAGCGGCATCGGCATGCTGATCGAGACCGGGCTGCTCGGCTTCTCGGTGTACGTGCTCGGCCTGGACTCGCACCTCGAGCAGGTCGCCGCCAAGGTCGTCGGCCTCGGGCTGGGCACGGTGTTCCGCTTCATCTCGTACCGCACCTGGGTGTTCAAGGCCCTGCCCGAGACCCCCGGGACTGGGGCGGCGGCTGCGGCCACCGGCGGCGAACTGGCCGCCCAGGCCGAGCTGATGCTGGCCGCCGAGGAGATCCGGTACGCCAAGGCCGAGTAG